Proteins encoded together in one Cherax quadricarinatus isolate ZL_2023a chromosome 68, ASM3850222v1, whole genome shotgun sequence window:
- the LOC128697652 gene encoding protein suex-1: MMKAVFAVLSIVVLVASALASPMPEPGYRRYGGYGGGYGGYGGGYGGYGGYGGGYGGGYGGYGGYGGGYGGYGGYGYGR; this comes from the exons ATGATGAAGGCT GTGTTTGCTGTGTTGTCCATCGTCGTCCTTGTGGCCTCTGCCTTGGCCAGTCCCATGCCTGAACCTGGCTATCGTCGCTATGGTGGCtatggtggtggctatggtggctacggtggtggctatggtggctACGGTGGCTATGGCGGCGGATACGGCGGTGGATACGGCGGATACGGCGGCTATGGTGGTGGATATGGCGGCTATGGTGGCTATGGATATGGACGATAA